Below is a genomic region from Aromatoleum aromaticum EbN1.
TTGTAAAGTTGCAAACCCAAGCGGTAGCTTTTCAGCCACTCAGAAAAATCCTCTCGCGTGATTTTCACGTCCCAAACAGAACAAAGGGTCGTATAGCAATCCGCGCCTTGGTTGGCGTACTCGATGTGATCATCAATCACCTGCTCGATTGGATCATTCTTATCCCAACGAATCAGACACCCTCGATAGACGGACTCCCGATCAGTCGGACTGGCATCAGGAAACGCCGATCTTCTGTTATTCAAGAGGCACATGAGCTCGCATAGCTTCTCGGCCACATCCCCCACGGCTGGATCAGGATGATCCAGCGCCTGAACAAGAGCGAAACCGTCGAGCTCCATCTGAGCAGAGCATGCCCAATCGACCTCGAACCCCTCCTCGTACTGCTTCGGAGAGAATCCGTAGTCGTCTGGGTCTTCACCCGAGGCCTCAAGCTCTTCTAGCCACTCCTCCTGAGTGTCCGCTCCCCGCCAGTAGATGTAGGACGATAGATCGCGCACGAACAGAGGTGACCAACACCCCGTAGTTCTGGCACCCGCGCTCTGTGCTACATCGAGCGCGGTTTTACCCAACCCTGGAACTGCTTTCTCCAGTTCCAGCAACCGCTTACCTGCAAAGCATGGCTCTAGCGCGTTGGTTAGCTCGAGCGCAAGCCAATAGGTTTGCGGAACGGGGTCACTTTCTTCGACCGAAAAACCTTCACACCCCTCCAGCGTGCTTGAAACGGCCAAGTCCACAGGAGCAACAAAGACGAGGTCACCCAAAGTACCTTCGGTCAGACGCATCAGGCCCAATTTCACCACCTCAGCGAGGCCCCAGTCGGGGTCTGCTTCCGTGATGAGGCCTTCCTCGTAAAGCGCCAAAGCAAGATTTGCCAACGGCAACCCTGCAGAGGCGTGCTCCACGTAGGCACCAGGCGCCAAACACTTCCTGGGTAGCCTCAGAGGATCATTTGGATGGCGTTTGATGGAGGCCGAAGCCGAACCACTGACGCCGAATTCTTCTGTGAGCTTTCGACTAACTGCATAAGTCCGGCCACGCATTTTTTCATCTCCTCATCATGAAAAACGGGAAGCACAGTGTGAGTGCTTCCCGTTTCGATGATTTCGCCTTTGGAGATGGCCTCAAGCCTATCCTTCAGCGAACTCATAAATCACCCCTTTGTGCCTGCTGCACGCCGGAACTCGTAGATCAACCGATTCCCCTTGCGCGTAGGACCTTCAACCACAGCGCTCGTAAGCTCCGGAAAGGTTGCAGAGTAGAGATCCCGGACCTGCTGGACCGACATTCCCTTACCTGGATCACCAAGGCTGGTTCCGTTGTAATGGAACTCGCGAACTGCTTCCTCAACTTGGATCGCCATGACGCCCCCTTACAGCAGGCTTGCCAAATCAAGCGCGGAAGAGACTTCCGTCTTGGCCTTGGCAGCAGGTTGTTGAACAGCAGCAGGCTTGGCTTGCACCTCACCCACTTCCTCAGCATCACCTTCGACGTCTTCATCGCCTTCGTCAGCGAGCTCATCGAGCGTCACCGCTTTGGGCGCTGCTGCCTTGGGTGCCCCCTTGACCGCCTTGGCCGCGCTTTCCCTCTTTGCGCGATCAAGAACGGCCTGAGTCTCTGCCAGTTGTTCCGCAAGGCTCTTGTGAGCACTCACGTAACCGGCCAGCACCTGAGCGAACCCCTCGTCGAGCTCCGCGGCCGTGCCAGAGATCACCAGCGGTGTTTTTAGCGAAGCATCCGCACCTTCAGTCTTTGGCTTCGGGATCACCGTGACGGTGATCTGGTCACCTTCTGACGTCAGCATCAGGGTGGCGGTATTGCTTGCCAGGAACGACTTCAACGTTTCAAACATGTATTTCTCCTTGGTTTAAGGGCCTGGCCTGCAACCAGGCCTTCCTGCATTGAAAAAGGCGTTACGCCTTCCACATCACATTCGCCGGAAGCTTCCCGGCATAGTCAAAGCCCGAGACCGCCAAGAGCTTCTTGACGCACTCGTCCTTCTTCTCCCCGAGAACCTTGTCCAGGTCCTTGCCCATACGTGCGGCGAGTCCGATTTGCTCGGCCGCCACCCTGATCTCACTCTTGGTGAGCAACCCCAGGTAGTCGGTGTTAAGCGTCCAGTGATCCGCGAGGTTCACTTTCAGCTCATTGAGCAGCGCGACCACCTTGTGCTCCTCGAGCCCCTCTGCGGTTGCGGCCGGCAACATGACCTTCAACTTGGAGACAACCTCGTCGCTTGCTTCACCGACCTGGGTCAGCGCCACAGTCAGAGACAGACTGGGCGACGAACCTTGAGTGAGCTTGGCGAACGCTTTGCCAAGCTGAGTTGCGCTGATGTGACGCGCATCCCCACTCATGCAAAGGGCAAGCAGCACACGCTCCCCAATTTCAGGATTCATGTAGAGGTGCTTGGCCAACGCGGATCGCCAGACCTTTGCCCGATACTCCTTGACCCGCGTGGAGTCTTGCACCTCAGCAGCCTTCTTCTGAGTTGCAGGTTTCGCAGCGGGTGATGTGTTGCTCGCTGAACCGGTCGTTGTTGCTCCTGGGGTAGGCGCAGCGGGTTGAGCCGATCGAGCGGCTGCAACAATCGCCTGATGGTTTGCCTTCACCTTCTCGGCGTTGCATCCCGAGTCGAAGCACAAGTCCTTGAAGACCTTGCCAACCTTGCCGGGAACCGCGCTGATAGCCGCCCCAAACTTGCCGCAAGAACGGCAGGCCTGAGCCTGAGCATCACCGACGCCAGAACCACCTTCGGCGACGAGCTTGATGACGGTGAAGTTCTCACCGGGGCGAACAATCCTGACTTCAGGAAAGTCTTCGACAAGCTCCTTGCGGATCTCCTCGAGCGCGGCTTCCGTCTTCCCATCCCAGCATTCACGGTTGGTGCAATGACCTTCGTCGACAGCCTCACTAAAAAGCGCTTTCTGATTCCCGCTGCTGTGAGGGCATTGCGCACACTCCGTCTTGTCGAATACCGCTGTCGACAACGCGTTAGCGAGCTTCTGGATCTCCTGCTTGAACTCGGCCACGCCGGCGAGCACGGGAGTCTTGAGCAGGCGCTCCAGAACATGGTCTTGCTTTGGTCGCGGAAGACCCGCCAACAACTCGGCATGGCCCAACTTGATGCGACGCTCAGCGAGCGCAGTGCGAACTGCGTCCGTGGCGTTCATCAGGCCCAGGCGTTTGTCGAGGGTGGCCCGACTCCAACCAAGGCGCCGTGCCGCATCGTCCCGATCGCCCTCTGAGCGAGCCAGGATCTTGGCGGCCGCCTCAGCTTCCTCTGCTGGCGACATGTCGGCCCGCTGAACGTTTTCGATGAGCGCCAGTTCTTCGGCTTCATCGTCGTCCAGCTCCTTGATGACAACGGGCATGGGGTAGTCATCCCCATGAGCTGCCTTAGCTGCTGCGTAGCGGCGACCGCCCGCAACCACTTGATACCCGCCGTCCTGCAAGGGGCGAACGAGAATCGGTTGGATGACCCCCTTCTCACGGATCGAAGCGGTCAACTCCTCCATCTCCGCGGGGTCAAAGAACTTCCGCGGGTTGTTGCCAACGACGATTTCCGAGATTTGAACGGTTTGCATTTCCTTCTCCTGGTTGGTTAGTGCTGCAACCGGGAGATGCATCAAGCTGAATGTAAA
It encodes:
- a CDS encoding PRTRC system protein F — encoded protein: MRGRTYAVSRKLTEEFGVSGSASASIKRHPNDPLRLPRKCLAPGAYVEHASAGLPLANLALALYEEGLITEADPDWGLAEVVKLGLMRLTEGTLGDLVFVAPVDLAVSSTLEGCEGFSVEESDPVPQTYWLALELTNALEPCFAGKRLLELEKAVPGLGKTALDVAQSAGARTTGCWSPLFVRDLSSYIYWRGADTQEEWLEELEASGEDPDDYGFSPKQYEEGFEVDWACSAQMELDGFALVQALDHPDPAVGDVAEKLCELMCLLNNRRSAFPDASPTDRESVYRGCLIRWDKNDPIEQVIDDHIEYANQGADCYTTLCSVWDVKITREDFSEWLKSYRLGLQLYKSLDQLLAMLHTSVKEE
- a CDS encoding PRTRC system protein C; protein product: MAIQVEEAVREFHYNGTSLGDPGKGMSVQQVRDLYSATFPELTSAVVEGPTRKGNRLIYEFRRAAGTKG
- a CDS encoding PRTRC system protein E, encoding MFETLKSFLASNTATLMLTSEGDQITVTVIPKPKTEGADASLKTPLVISGTAAELDEGFAQVLAGYVSAHKSLAEQLAETQAVLDRAKRESAAKAVKGAPKAAAPKAVTLDELADEGDEDVEGDAEEVGEVQAKPAAVQQPAAKAKTEVSSALDLASLL
- a CDS encoding PRTRC system ParB family protein; this translates as MQTVQISEIVVGNNPRKFFDPAEMEELTASIREKGVIQPILVRPLQDGGYQVVAGGRRYAAAKAAHGDDYPMPVVIKELDDDEAEELALIENVQRADMSPAEEAEAAAKILARSEGDRDDAARRLGWSRATLDKRLGLMNATDAVRTALAERRIKLGHAELLAGLPRPKQDHVLERLLKTPVLAGVAEFKQEIQKLANALSTAVFDKTECAQCPHSSGNQKALFSEAVDEGHCTNRECWDGKTEAALEEIRKELVEDFPEVRIVRPGENFTVIKLVAEGGSGVGDAQAQACRSCGKFGAAISAVPGKVGKVFKDLCFDSGCNAEKVKANHQAIVAAARSAQPAAPTPGATTTGSASNTSPAAKPATQKKAAEVQDSTRVKEYRAKVWRSALAKHLYMNPEIGERVLLALCMSGDARHISATQLGKAFAKLTQGSSPSLSLTVALTQVGEASDEVVSKLKVMLPAATAEGLEEHKVVALLNELKVNLADHWTLNTDYLGLLTKSEIRVAAEQIGLAARMGKDLDKVLGEKKDECVKKLLAVSGFDYAGKLPANVMWKA